From Vibrio tritonius, the proteins below share one genomic window:
- a CDS encoding DMT family transporter gives MARPFFAEVILLLTTWIAGWGWIFSKEATTEMPTFGFIGLRFSAAALIILCLCFRAFRHVTKSQWRDMIASGVLLAVMINLWMYSVVTAPTLGDGAFIMSLSMLVVPLLDLFWVRKAPSSAYWRSLPIAVLGLALLTLGNHSSSTSSQGWFLLTAFTQAIYFRFNSDFSTRVPLLPLTTVQLGVTGLISLTISGIWETWSTPFSTATWSWFVASVVIATSLRFWLQLVGQKATTPANAAVIMIMEPVFTLLISAFWYSEQLSATKLAGCGLILLAQLFYRFTLSRQLKRKASQA, from the coding sequence ATGGCCCGACCTTTTTTCGCGGAAGTGATTTTATTATTAACGACTTGGATTGCCGGATGGGGCTGGATCTTCTCCAAAGAAGCCACAACAGAGATGCCGACTTTTGGCTTTATAGGACTACGATTCAGCGCCGCAGCCCTGATCATCTTATGTCTGTGTTTCCGTGCCTTCCGCCATGTAACCAAAAGTCAATGGCGCGACATGATTGCCAGCGGTGTATTACTAGCGGTTATGATCAACTTATGGATGTACTCTGTGGTGACCGCACCTACCCTCGGTGATGGTGCATTCATTATGAGTTTATCGATGTTGGTGGTGCCCCTACTTGATCTTTTCTGGGTAAGAAAAGCGCCATCCAGTGCTTACTGGCGATCGCTGCCTATCGCAGTGTTGGGGCTAGCTTTACTGACATTAGGTAATCATTCCAGTTCAACCTCATCACAAGGTTGGTTTCTGTTAACAGCATTCACTCAAGCTATCTATTTCCGCTTCAATAGTGATTTCTCGACTCGAGTGCCTCTATTACCCCTGACGACCGTGCAATTGGGCGTGACCGGCCTTATTTCGCTCACTATTTCAGGAATTTGGGAAACATGGTCAACGCCATTTTCAACCGCAACTTGGAGTTGGTTTGTTGCCAGCGTCGTAATTGCGACCAGTTTGCGCTTTTGGTTACAGCTGGTTGGACAAAAGGCTACAACGCCTGCCAACGCCGCCGTTATCATGATTATGGAACCGGTATTTACCCTATTGATTTCGGCGTTTTGGTATAGCGAGCAGCTCTCAGCAACGAAACTTGCCGGCTGTGGCCTGATTTTATTGGCACAACTCTTCTACCGTTTTACCCTAAGTCGCCAACTTAAGCGCAAAGCCAGCCAAGCTTAG
- a CDS encoding NAD(P)-dependent alcohol dehydrogenase — protein MKTVGYAAHSADSELVPYHFERRDLRANDVAIEITYCGVCHSDLHTVNGDWGPQPYPLIPGHEIVGVVTAIGGDVQHYKVGDKVAVGCMVDSCQECDQCHNHEEQYCRNGMTPTYGSPDRINGVITQGGYSKHIVVREEFVLRIPEGMDMSRAAPILCAGITTFSPLRTWNVQKGSRVGVIGLGGLGHMAVKLAVAMGAEVTAISRSNKKEEEAKALGAKSLLASSDAEAMAEAANSFDLIIDTVPTKHDLNVYTPLLDIDGSLVMVGQIGPLEELMSIPLVMGRRRVAGSLIGGIKETQEVLDFCAEHDVYPECEMIKMDQINDAFARLAQGDLAHRFVIDMSSLTA, from the coding sequence ATGAAAACAGTTGGTTACGCGGCACATTCAGCCGATTCAGAGCTTGTTCCTTATCACTTCGAACGTCGTGATTTACGTGCTAATGATGTTGCTATTGAAATCACCTACTGTGGCGTGTGCCACTCCGATTTGCACACAGTGAATGGTGACTGGGGTCCGCAGCCTTATCCATTGATTCCTGGTCATGAAATTGTGGGTGTGGTCACCGCGATTGGGGGTGATGTTCAACACTATAAAGTGGGCGATAAAGTTGCTGTTGGTTGTATGGTTGATAGTTGCCAAGAGTGTGACCAATGCCATAATCATGAAGAGCAATATTGTCGCAATGGGATGACACCCACATACGGTTCTCCAGATCGTATTAACGGGGTAATCACTCAAGGTGGTTATTCAAAACATATCGTGGTTCGCGAAGAGTTTGTCTTACGTATCCCTGAAGGAATGGATATGTCTCGTGCTGCGCCGATTCTATGTGCTGGTATTACGACTTTCTCTCCGCTGCGCACTTGGAATGTACAGAAAGGTTCGCGCGTTGGTGTGATTGGGCTTGGTGGTTTAGGCCACATGGCGGTGAAATTGGCGGTTGCGATGGGGGCTGAAGTAACGGCCATCAGTCGTTCTAACAAGAAAGAGGAAGAAGCCAAAGCACTAGGCGCGAAATCACTACTTGCTTCAAGCGATGCGGAAGCGATGGCAGAAGCCGCAAATTCATTCGATCTCATCATCGATACAGTACCGACTAAGCATGACTTAAATGTCTATACACCACTATTGGATATTGATGGTTCTTTAGTGATGGTTGGTCAGATAGGTCCTCTAGAGGAGCTCATGTCTATTCCACTAGTAATGGGTCGCCGCCGTGTTGCGGGCTCGCTTATCGGTGGTATCAAAGAAACGCAAGAAGTTCTTGATTTCTGTGCTGAGCACGATGTGTACCCAGAATGTGAAATGATCAAAATGGATCAGATTAACGATGCGTTTGCCCGCCTTGCACAAGGGGATTTGGCGCACCGTTTCGTGATTGATATGTCGTCATTAACGGCGTAA
- a CDS encoding nucleoside hydrolase-like domain-containing protein translates to MKKTAIAVASSFILGLAVPQAMAENYQPNQIDNYAGHARIFVLTDMGNEPDDQMSMVRLLTYSNELNIEGLVATTSVWQRAKREKDTINHIIDAYEKVRPNLLLHAKGWPTASYLKSVVNTGQPGYGMEDVGQGKASPGAQALIAAVDKPDSRPIWITVWGGANTLAQALYDVKATRSEQEVEKFVAKLRVYSISDQDDAGPWIRRNFPSLFYVVKPSSQDGAEYGSATWTGIAGDEYYKNGAGADFSHITNEWLEKNIRSKGPLGKHYLKYMFIMEGDTPAFLGLTDNGLNSFRNPSWGGWGGRYIYRQPYGETHPIWSQGGDWFGRITSADTVKGVDGKEYTSDQATIWRWRNEFQNDFAARMDWTIKPYAKANHQPIAVVNGDESRQVVYIKAAPGDRITLDASHSSDPDNNTLSYEWIHYKEAGFSGVANQPGIADVTVAQADQSKAVITVNKACADGWIALPDAQCPNGGEAHIILKVKDNGQPQLTSYRRVIIQVDAK, encoded by the coding sequence ATGAAAAAGACAGCAATCGCTGTCGCTAGCAGTTTCATTTTAGGTTTAGCAGTGCCGCAAGCAATGGCAGAAAATTACCAGCCTAATCAGATTGATAACTATGCTGGTCATGCACGTATCTTTGTGCTGACAGATATGGGAAATGAACCAGATGATCAAATGTCGATGGTTCGTCTGTTAACCTATTCAAATGAACTGAATATCGAAGGACTCGTTGCCACAACATCGGTTTGGCAACGAGCGAAACGGGAAAAAGACACCATCAACCACATTATTGATGCCTACGAGAAGGTTCGTCCTAACCTGCTATTGCACGCAAAAGGTTGGCCAACAGCGTCCTATTTAAAATCTGTAGTCAATACTGGGCAGCCGGGTTATGGAATGGAGGATGTAGGCCAAGGCAAAGCCTCACCTGGTGCTCAGGCGTTGATCGCTGCGGTGGATAAACCCGATAGCCGTCCTATTTGGATAACGGTGTGGGGGGGGGCGAACACCTTAGCGCAGGCGCTGTATGATGTAAAAGCCACACGTAGTGAGCAAGAAGTGGAGAAATTCGTTGCTAAATTACGGGTGTATTCTATTTCGGATCAAGATGATGCGGGTCCTTGGATTCGCCGTAATTTCCCATCGCTTTTTTATGTTGTGAAACCTTCTTCTCAAGATGGAGCTGAGTATGGATCAGCAACGTGGACTGGGATTGCCGGAGACGAATACTACAAAAATGGTGCCGGTGCTGATTTTAGTCATATCACCAATGAATGGTTGGAAAAAAACATTCGGAGTAAAGGACCACTGGGTAAACACTATCTTAAATACATGTTCATCATGGAAGGGGATACACCTGCCTTTTTGGGGTTGACCGATAATGGTTTAAATAGTTTCCGCAACCCAAGTTGGGGCGGCTGGGGTGGGCGATACATTTATCGTCAGCCTTATGGCGAAACGCATCCTATTTGGTCACAAGGTGGCGATTGGTTTGGTCGTATTACTTCTGCAGATACCGTGAAAGGGGTGGATGGTAAAGAATACACATCGGATCAAGCTACGATTTGGCGCTGGCGTAATGAGTTTCAAAATGACTTTGCAGCACGTATGGATTGGACGATTAAGCCTTATGCTAAGGCAAACCATCAACCGATTGCCGTGGTCAACGGTGATGAGTCACGGCAGGTGGTTTACATCAAAGCAGCACCGGGCGATCGCATTACTTTAGACGCATCACACAGCTCTGATCCCGATAACAATACGTTAAGTTATGAATGGATTCATTATAAAGAAGCGGGGTTTAGTGGCGTTGCTAATCAGCCGGGAATCGCGGATGTGACTGTCGCTCAGGCTGACCAGAGTAAAGCGGTTATTACGGTCAATAAAGCGTGTGCCGATGGCTGGATAGCCCTACCAGATGCACAATGTCCAAATGGTGGTGAGGCTCATATCATTTTGAAAGTGAAAGATAATGGTCAACCTCAACTGACATCTTATCGCCGAGTGATCATTCAGGTCGACGCTAAGTAA
- a CDS encoding ROK family protein, translating to MIELNGKNQVVNLLRRKPLSRVDLAKQTGLVKSSLTKITQQLLNDGIIEEMASSEQTQECTKGRPKTALRLVPHKNFSLCCYISIESFVAILIDQTNKILCHQVIRWDLPKEKRIFSAAQIVEMIQHHGHELCRIEGITFSELKVITVATQGKIAQHSGLIHCSQILKERHFNLAECIEQHTGHTAKIFNIAHCCSAQLRVTHSQLNSFMTLLLGYGAGFGIMIDKKIALGPAGTSPEISHMTYDLNGRDCYCGAKGCCETYITYRAIIAEIEKRVGHTLPGKDAKEQLHHIVSCLEKKQPDYIEVVNEAAKVMGFIISHFITVWDIHDVILSGEVSILFDYLKPQIEHYLQHNSDLNFGSTNISFWHERDYNIAYYGLIELTNRAYQV from the coding sequence ATGATAGAACTAAATGGGAAAAACCAAGTAGTGAATTTGCTAAGGCGAAAACCGCTTTCGCGCGTCGATCTAGCAAAACAAACTGGTTTGGTAAAATCTTCTCTGACAAAAATAACTCAGCAACTCTTAAATGACGGCATCATTGAAGAGATGGCGTCTTCTGAACAAACTCAAGAATGCACAAAAGGTCGTCCTAAAACAGCATTACGTCTTGTTCCTCATAAAAACTTTTCGCTGTGCTGTTACATTTCAATTGAAAGTTTCGTAGCCATTTTAATTGATCAAACGAACAAGATTCTGTGCCATCAAGTGATTCGCTGGGATCTTCCGAAAGAGAAGCGTATTTTTAGCGCAGCTCAAATTGTTGAAATGATTCAACACCATGGCCATGAGCTTTGTCGAATTGAAGGGATCACCTTTTCTGAACTCAAAGTCATTACGGTCGCCACACAAGGTAAGATAGCCCAACATAGTGGCCTTATTCACTGTAGCCAAATCCTAAAAGAACGTCATTTCAACTTGGCTGAGTGCATAGAACAACACACGGGTCATACTGCTAAAATTTTCAACATTGCGCACTGTTGCAGTGCCCAGTTACGCGTTACCCACAGTCAACTCAACAGCTTTATGACGCTGCTGCTAGGCTATGGCGCCGGTTTTGGGATCATGATAGATAAAAAAATCGCACTCGGCCCTGCTGGCACTTCACCTGAAATTAGCCACATGACCTACGATCTCAATGGCCGAGATTGCTATTGTGGCGCGAAAGGTTGCTGTGAAACCTACATCACCTATCGAGCTATCATCGCCGAAATCGAAAAACGCGTGGGACATACGCTGCCCGGCAAAGATGCCAAAGAGCAGCTGCACCATATTGTTAGTTGTCTTGAAAAAAAGCAGCCAGATTATATCGAAGTGGTAAATGAAGCCGCTAAAGTAATGGGATTTATCATCTCTCATTTTATAACGGTATGGGACATTCACGATGTGATTCTAAGTGGCGAAGTCAGTATCTTATTCGACTATCTTAAACCGCAAATTGAACATTATTTACAGCACAATAGTGACTTAAATTTTGGCTCCACCAATATCTCATTTTGGCATGAACGGGACTACAACATCGCATACTATGGTTTGATCGAGCTAACCAACCGCGCTTACCAAGTCTAA
- a CDS encoding pectate lyase family protein, with amino-acid sequence MNKVYLQRSLAAALTGLLFSATVAAQDVNMDIVRQVAPANGWAAMAGGTQGGASASTQHIYRVSTVDELQSALHKSGQQAKIILVEKRIDLSGGIPFKSFADQKKRSQIHISSNTTLLGVGADAGFFNGSLILKKVKNVIIRNVNIETPIDVAPHFEQGDGWNAEWDGMNIIGSEHIWIDHVTLTDGSFTDHMYGQKDGWKYVQHDGELDIKRGSDYISISNSLFEKHDKVMLIGHSDKNGAQDRGKLRITLNDNVFNQLVQRTPRVRFGQIHAYNNLFIGSKANDEEYRYGYSFGLGTEGTVLSENNVFNIDHLNTQCGVFKAMSKGKPGVLVDNGSKVNGEPLNLTACGLQAKNISVPYKYQLQPTDSLITLKNSAGAGKLALN; translated from the coding sequence GTGAATAAAGTGTATTTACAGCGGTCACTGGCCGCTGCTTTAACCGGTTTACTTTTTAGTGCTACTGTTGCCGCACAAGATGTCAACATGGATATTGTTCGCCAAGTCGCACCAGCCAATGGCTGGGCTGCAATGGCCGGGGGAACACAAGGCGGGGCCAGCGCCAGTACCCAACATATCTATCGGGTATCAACCGTAGATGAGCTACAGTCAGCACTGCATAAAAGTGGTCAACAGGCCAAAATAATTTTAGTAGAAAAGCGAATTGATTTAAGTGGTGGCATTCCTTTTAAAAGTTTTGCAGATCAGAAGAAACGCTCGCAGATTCACATCTCCTCTAACACGACACTTTTGGGTGTTGGAGCGGATGCGGGGTTCTTTAATGGTTCGCTTATCTTGAAGAAGGTCAAGAATGTCATCATTCGCAACGTCAATATTGAAACACCGATTGACGTTGCACCCCATTTTGAACAAGGTGACGGCTGGAATGCTGAGTGGGATGGAATGAACATCATTGGTTCCGAACATATATGGATCGACCATGTCACCTTAACCGACGGTTCTTTTACTGATCACATGTATGGCCAGAAAGACGGATGGAAATACGTTCAACATGATGGAGAGTTAGACATAAAACGTGGCAGCGACTATATCTCAATATCAAACTCGCTGTTCGAAAAACACGACAAAGTGATGTTGATTGGTCATAGCGATAAAAATGGAGCACAAGACCGAGGGAAATTGCGTATCACATTGAACGACAATGTGTTTAACCAATTAGTACAGCGCACGCCTCGCGTTCGTTTTGGCCAAATTCATGCGTATAACAACCTGTTTATCGGGAGCAAGGCCAATGACGAAGAGTACCGCTACGGCTACTCATTTGGACTTGGAACAGAAGGCACCGTTCTCTCAGAAAACAACGTGTTTAATATTGACCATCTAAACACTCAATGTGGTGTATTTAAAGCAATGAGTAAAGGCAAGCCCGGTGTATTGGTCGATAATGGCTCGAAAGTCAATGGAGAACCGCTTAACCTTACAGCTTGTGGGTTGCAGGCTAAGAACATCAGCGTTCCATACAAATATCAGTTACAACCTACCGACTCACTCATCACACTGAAAAACAGTGCTGGCGCGGGTAAGTTGGCTTTAAATTAG
- a CDS encoding pectinesterase family protein, with protein sequence MMKLTTYAAALLSVASSLAFAAPATYDAMVTENPSGEHQFSKITQALAAAKASHKDNYVIYITNGTYNEKFDVNVDKVILEGESRDKTIIEYNAASGMKNPQGKNWGTSKSFVIRVKADDVTLRNFTVRNSFDYPSNDVKAKDDPTRINSSQAVALSIGSGSERAKVLDVTIEGYQDTLLARHDSSSYFHNCTVKGNVDFIFGGGTAVFDECNIVARARSKHTTPMGYITAPSTDIHKDYGLVFINSRITKEADVPANSFGLGRPWHPTRNFSDGRYADPNAIGSTIYYNCYLDDHLYGWDKMSGWSKDKERIWFSPDEDARFFEFNSQGPGANKAGAKHVLTTKQAKELTVENVLGGDWYRS encoded by the coding sequence ATGATGAAACTAACTACCTATGCAGCTGCGCTATTGAGCGTAGCAAGCTCACTCGCCTTCGCGGCCCCTGCAACTTACGATGCAATGGTCACTGAGAATCCATCTGGTGAGCACCAATTTAGCAAGATAACTCAAGCACTTGCTGCGGCAAAAGCCAGTCACAAAGACAATTACGTTATCTACATCACTAATGGTACTTATAATGAAAAATTCGACGTGAATGTCGATAAAGTGATTTTGGAAGGCGAAAGTCGGGATAAAACGATTATCGAATATAACGCAGCTTCTGGAATGAAAAACCCACAAGGGAAAAACTGGGGAACATCGAAAAGCTTTGTTATCCGTGTGAAAGCCGATGATGTCACTCTACGCAATTTCACCGTGCGTAATAGTTTTGATTACCCAAGTAATGATGTAAAGGCGAAAGATGATCCAACCCGCATCAACTCATCACAAGCGGTTGCCTTATCTATCGGCTCTGGCTCAGAACGTGCCAAAGTACTGGATGTCACTATCGAAGGCTATCAAGACACTCTGCTTGCGCGTCACGATTCCAGCAGTTACTTCCATAATTGCACCGTAAAAGGAAACGTCGATTTCATTTTTGGTGGTGGTACTGCGGTATTTGATGAATGTAATATTGTGGCCAGAGCAAGAAGTAAACACACGACTCCTATGGGATATATTACCGCTCCTAGCACCGACATACATAAAGACTATGGTCTTGTGTTTATCAACAGTCGAATTACTAAGGAAGCAGATGTTCCAGCAAATAGTTTTGGCCTAGGGCGTCCATGGCACCCAACCCGAAACTTTAGTGATGGACGCTACGCAGATCCAAACGCAATTGGGTCAACAATCTACTATAACTGCTATCTAGACGACCATTTGTACGGTTGGGATAAGATGTCTGGATGGAGTAAAGATAAAGAACGCATTTGGTTTAGCCCAGATGAAGACGCTCGCTTCTTTGAATTCAACAGTCAAGGGCCAGGTGCCAATAAGGCCGGAGCTAAACATGTGTTGACGACCAAGCAAGCCAAAGAGCTGACCGTTGAAAACGTACTTGGCGGCGATTGGTATCGTTCTTAA
- a CDS encoding oligogalacturonate-specific porin KdgM family protein → MKSYLYLLPVAAAALLPITSMADTSYISFEHNYRTENRFNSDKVSLAYQFDNGLRFEIAANLINKKRDSFDDPTNYSEYFDTSYRYQINDSLSLIPSIRLKFYTGAGDSYDFSGEIGDNGDSGSRYIPGLALRYDLNDDLYLWTGYQYEWRKYSHKKGYTSPDNNRRQVYKVGANYQLSKSITLAYTAQYQDADYTLFDNKQSNYEQSAFIYYRVNRDWQPYLGVDDTAVATDSDHREAKVTAGFNFYF, encoded by the coding sequence ATGAAATCTTATCTATATCTTTTGCCAGTTGCGGCTGCTGCATTATTACCCATCACCTCAATGGCAGACACCAGTTATATCTCATTTGAGCATAACTATCGTACAGAAAATCGTTTTAATAGCGACAAAGTGTCTTTAGCTTATCAATTCGATAATGGCTTACGCTTTGAAATTGCAGCCAACCTTATCAATAAAAAGCGCGACAGTTTTGACGACCCAACCAACTACAGTGAATATTTTGATACCAGCTATCGCTATCAAATTAACGATTCACTTTCTCTTATCCCAAGTATCCGCCTGAAATTTTACACTGGCGCAGGCGATAGCTACGACTTTAGTGGCGAAATTGGAGATAACGGTGATAGTGGCTCACGTTATATACCTGGCTTAGCTCTGCGATACGACCTCAATGACGACCTTTATCTATGGACTGGCTATCAATACGAATGGCGTAAATACTCCCACAAAAAAGGATATACCTCACCTGATAACAATCGTCGACAAGTGTACAAAGTCGGCGCCAATTACCAGCTATCCAAATCGATCACACTGGCCTACACCGCGCAATATCAAGATGCTGACTACACCTTGTTCGATAACAAACAATCCAATTACGAACAAAGCGCCTTTATTTACTACCGCGTCAATCGTGATTGGCAACCTTATTTAGGGGTTGATGACACCGCAGTAGCAACGGACAGCGATCATCGCGAAGCCAAAGTCACCGCGGGATTTAATTTCTATTTCTAA
- a CDS encoding transposase: MTTARSQLICPDITPYYHCVSRCVRRTYLCGVDSLTGKSYEHRRDWIEQRILSLASVYLIQICSYAVMSNHYHLVVRIDKESALALSDLEVVERWHAEHQLPLIIQRWLAGEIKSDTEKEACNQFINEWRERLYSLSWFMRELNYGIAVQANKEDQCTGRFWEGRFKSQALLDDKALLAAMAYVDLNPIRAKIADTPEQSDFTSIKARLTSLEKGKITTPSLANFMGYEHQDKTQGIPFRLSDYLELVDWLGRQIRPDKPGYINNAQPSILTRLSLDQTDCLALCTKLEKKPRVWIGTTARLHHAKTELNKKRMVGLHIA, encoded by the coding sequence TGACCACTGCTCGCTCACAGCTGATTTGCCCAGACATCACGCCTTATTATCACTGCGTGTCTCGCTGTGTGCGTCGGACCTATTTATGTGGTGTTGATAGTCTTACCGGAAAATCTTACGAGCATCGCCGAGATTGGATTGAGCAACGCATTCTTTCTCTCGCCTCTGTTTATCTAATTCAAATCTGCTCTTATGCAGTGATGAGTAATCACTACCATCTCGTTGTTCGTATTGATAAAGAGAGCGCTCTTGCTTTATCTGACTTGGAAGTGGTTGAACGCTGGCACGCGGAGCACCAGTTGCCACTGATTATTCAACGTTGGTTAGCGGGAGAGATAAAATCGGACACAGAAAAAGAAGCGTGCAATCAATTTATTAACGAGTGGCGAGAGCGACTTTATTCGCTCAGTTGGTTTATGAGAGAACTTAATTATGGCATTGCCGTTCAAGCCAATAAAGAGGATCAATGTACTGGACGTTTTTGGGAAGGACGATTCAAATCACAAGCACTACTCGATGACAAAGCCTTGCTGGCAGCGATGGCGTATGTCGATTTAAACCCAATTCGAGCCAAAATAGCCGACACACCAGAGCAGTCAGACTTTACCTCAATTAAAGCGAGACTCACGAGTTTAGAGAAAGGAAAAATCACCACACCATCGCTCGCCAATTTCATGGGCTACGAGCATCAAGATAAGACTCAAGGGATCCCCTTTAGACTCAGTGATTACCTTGAACTAGTTGATTGGCTTGGCCGACAAATAAGGCCAGATAAGCCTGGCTATATCAACAATGCTCAACCGAGTATACTGACCAGGCTCTCGTTAGACCAAACTGACTGTTTGGCACTTTGTACAAAGCTAGAGAAAAAGCCTCGAGTTTGGATTGGAACTACAGCACGTTTACACCACGCTAAAACCGAGCTAAATAAGAAGCGGATGGTTGGTCTGCATATTGCGTAA